In the Candidatus Zixiibacteriota bacterium genome, one interval contains:
- the sppA gene encoding signal peptide peptidase SppA, giving the protein MTRRRDWMIGVIIAGTFVAFLAITVISLWSLSSGDADGLAFGGFGERVAIVELIGPIQSSEAVVRQLRRWGDEKSTPAILLRVDSPGGGVAASQEIYDEILRVRDKGKIVVVSMGSVAASGGLYVAMAADTVVANPGTLTGSIGVIFQYPTAERLLDKIGIRYETIKSGEFKDVGSFTRSMNPGDSTLLQSVIDDTYDQFVEVVADGRGIDEEEVRTFADGRIFTGRQAYELDLVDVLGDYQDAIDIAAGMAGMEAPPKTVKEIPRYRRSIWDLLGQIAVGALDRMASYDNGYEPMLQYRFR; this is encoded by the coding sequence ATGACACGCCGCCGCGACTGGATGATTGGGGTCATCATTGCCGGAACGTTTGTCGCGTTCCTGGCGATCACGGTGATTTCGTTGTGGAGTCTCTCCTCGGGCGACGCCGACGGCCTCGCATTCGGAGGGTTCGGTGAACGCGTCGCGATTGTCGAGCTGATCGGCCCCATCCAATCCTCCGAAGCGGTCGTTCGCCAACTGCGGCGCTGGGGCGATGAGAAGTCGACTCCGGCGATCCTGTTGCGCGTCGATTCGCCCGGCGGCGGTGTCGCGGCCAGTCAGGAGATTTACGACGAAATCCTGCGCGTGCGCGACAAAGGCAAGATTGTCGTCGTTTCGATGGGCTCTGTCGCCGCCTCCGGCGGGCTGTATGTCGCGATGGCGGCCGACACGGTGGTCGCCAATCCCGGCACCCTGACCGGCTCGATCGGCGTTATCTTCCAGTATCCCACCGCCGAACGGCTCCTCGACAAGATCGGCATCCGCTACGAGACGATCAAAAGCGGCGAATTCAAGGACGTGGGTTCGTTCACGCGCTCGATGAATCCCGGTGATTCGACCCTGCTGCAATCGGTCATCGACGACACCTATGACCAGTTTGTCGAAGTGGTCGCCGATGGACGCGGCATCGACGAAGAGGAAGTTCGGACATTTGCCGACGGACGGATTTTCACGGGACGGCAGGCGTACGAATTGGATTTGGTCGACGTTTTGGGCGACTACCAGGACGCCATCGACATCGCCGCGGGCATGGCCGGCATGGAGGCGCCGCCGAAAACGGTCAAGGAAATCCCACGGTACCGTCGCAGCATCTGGGATTTGCTGGGGCAGATTGCAGTCGGGGCGCTGGACCGCATGGCCTCCTACGACAACGGGTATGAACCGATGTTGCAG